The Streptomyces sp. NBC_01275 genome has a segment encoding these proteins:
- the secF gene encoding protein translocase subunit SecF, protein MSKLGNLGARLHRGEISYDFIGHRKLWYGISILITITAIVGLAVRGLNMGIDFQGGAVFTTEKTSVSVSQAEDYAKSASGHDAVVQKLGNGTLRIQIAGMDTEQSDEIKTELAKDFKVDPESIAADLVGPSWGDQIANKAWQGLAIFMVLVVIYLAIAFELRMAVAALVALIHDITITVGIYALVGFEVTPGTVIGLLTILGYSLYDTVVVFDSLKEQTKDLTKQTRFTYSEVANRSINGTLVRSINTTVVALLPVAGLLFIGGGFLGAGTLNDISLSLFVGLAAGAYSSIFIATPLVADLKEREPQYKALKKRVLAKRAQATADEDLTETRSDDAYGDDEPEDAAHAVVGPRSQPASRGRGRGRPSGKRR, encoded by the coding sequence ATGTCCAAACTCGGCAACCTCGGCGCCCGACTCCACCGTGGCGAGATCAGCTACGACTTCATCGGACACCGCAAGCTCTGGTACGGCATCTCGATCCTGATCACCATCACGGCCATCGTCGGCCTGGCGGTGCGCGGCCTGAACATGGGCATCGACTTCCAGGGCGGCGCGGTCTTCACCACGGAGAAGACCAGCGTCTCCGTCTCTCAGGCCGAGGACTACGCGAAGTCGGCGTCCGGCCATGACGCGGTCGTGCAGAAGCTCGGCAACGGCACGCTGCGCATCCAGATCGCCGGCATGGACACCGAGCAGTCCGACGAGATCAAGACCGAGCTCGCCAAGGACTTCAAGGTCGACCCGGAGTCCATCGCCGCCGACCTGGTCGGCCCGAGCTGGGGCGACCAGATCGCCAACAAGGCCTGGCAGGGCCTGGCGATCTTCATGGTCCTGGTCGTGATCTACCTGGCGATCGCCTTCGAGCTGCGCATGGCCGTCGCCGCGCTCGTCGCCCTGATCCACGACATCACCATCACCGTCGGCATCTACGCCCTCGTCGGCTTCGAGGTCACGCCCGGCACGGTGATCGGTCTGCTGACGATCCTCGGTTACTCGCTGTACGACACGGTCGTCGTCTTCGACTCCCTCAAGGAGCAGACGAAGGACCTCACGAAGCAGACCCGCTTCACCTACAGCGAGGTCGCCAACCGCTCGATCAACGGCACCCTGGTCCGCTCCATCAACACCACGGTGGTCGCGCTGCTGCCGGTGGCGGGCCTGCTGTTCATCGGCGGCGGCTTCCTCGGCGCGGGCACGCTCAACGACATCTCGCTGTCGCTGTTCGTCGGCCTCGCGGCCGGCGCCTACTCCTCGATCTTCATCGCCACGCCGCTCGTCGCCGACCTCAAGGAGCGCGAGCCGCAGTACAAGGCCCTGAAGAAGCGCGTCCTGGCCAAGCGCGCCCAGGCCACCGCCGACGAGGACCTCACGGAGACCCGTAGCGACGACGCCTACGGCGACGACGAGCCGGAGGACGCGGCCCACGCCGTCGTCGGCCCGCGCAGCCAGCCCGCGTCCCGTGGCCGGGGCCGCGGCCGCCCGTCGGGGAAGCGCCGATGA
- a CDS encoding DUF349 domain-containing protein, with protein sequence MSSDPWGRVDETGTVYVRTADGEQVVGSWQAGSPEEALAYFERKYEGLVVEIGLLEKRVQTTDLSAKDAQVAIDHIREQVDAHHAVGDLQALRERLDKLVATVESRREERKVQRAKQSDEARKAKEDLVVEAEQLAQSDQWRAAGERLRALVDTWKGLPRLDRKSDDELWHRFSHARSAFSKRRKAHFAQLDAQREEARRTKERLVSEAEALSASTDWGPTAARYRELMAEWKAAGRAQREHEDDLWNRFRGAQDVFFAARSSVFAERDAEQTENLKLKEELAEEAEKLLPIGDLKSTRAAFRSINERWEAIGHVPRDSRPKVEGRMHAVERAIQDAEETEWRRTNPEARARAEGLTGQLQAAVDKLRGQIEQARAQGNSARADKLERELEGRQALLDQALKGLQEFGG encoded by the coding sequence GTGAGCAGCGACCCGTGGGGCCGCGTCGACGAGACGGGGACCGTGTACGTGCGTACGGCCGACGGCGAGCAGGTCGTCGGTTCCTGGCAGGCCGGCTCCCCCGAGGAGGCGCTGGCCTACTTCGAGCGCAAGTACGAGGGCCTGGTTGTCGAGATCGGCCTCCTCGAGAAGCGAGTGCAGACCACCGATCTGTCGGCCAAGGACGCCCAGGTCGCGATCGACCACATCCGCGAGCAGGTCGACGCGCACCACGCGGTCGGTGATCTTCAGGCGCTGCGGGAGCGGCTGGACAAGCTGGTGGCGACCGTCGAGTCGCGGCGCGAGGAACGCAAGGTGCAGCGCGCCAAGCAGTCCGACGAGGCCCGCAAGGCCAAGGAGGACCTGGTCGTCGAGGCGGAGCAGCTCGCCCAGTCCGACCAGTGGCGGGCCGCCGGTGAGCGGCTGCGCGCCCTGGTGGACACCTGGAAGGGTCTGCCTCGGCTCGACCGCAAGTCGGACGACGAACTGTGGCACCGGTTCTCGCACGCGCGCTCGGCGTTCTCCAAGCGCCGCAAGGCGCACTTCGCGCAGCTGGACGCACAGCGCGAGGAGGCCCGCAGGACGAAGGAACGGCTGGTCTCCGAGGCCGAGGCGCTGTCCGCCTCGACGGACTGGGGTCCGACGGCCGCCCGCTACCGCGAGCTGATGGCGGAGTGGAAGGCCGCGGGCCGCGCCCAGCGCGAGCACGAGGACGATCTGTGGAACCGCTTCCGCGGCGCCCAGGACGTGTTCTTCGCCGCCCGCAGCTCGGTCTTCGCCGAGCGGGACGCCGAGCAGACGGAGAACCTGAAGCTCAAGGAGGAGCTGGCCGAAGAGGCCGAGAAGCTCCTGCCGATCGGCGATCTGAAGTCGACGCGGGCCGCGTTCCGCTCGATCAACGAGCGCTGGGAGGCCATCGGCCATGTCCCGCGGGACTCCCGGCCGAAGGTCGAGGGCCGGATGCACGCCGTGGAGCGGGCGATCCAGGACGCCGAGGAGACCGAGTGGCGCCGGACGAACCCGGAGGCACGCGCGCGTGCCGAGGGTCTGACCGGTCAGCTCCAGGCCGCCGTGGACAAGCTCCGGGGTCAGATCGAGCAGGCCCGCGCCCAGGGCAACTCGGCCCGCGCCGACAAGCTGGAGCGCGAGCTGGAGGGCCGCCAGGCCCTGCTGGACCAGGCGCTGAAGGGTCTGCAGGAGTTCGGCGGCTGA
- the secD gene encoding protein translocase subunit SecD, with protein MAAPKKGRSASAQSKPGRSLALILIAIVGLTGGMFASGHTTPRLGIDLAGGTSITLEAKADQGSAINKANMDTAVEIMNRRVNGLGVSEAEVQTQGDRNIIVNIPKGTNSAEARAQVGTTAKLYFRPVYASEPTGSAAATASPSASGSSSASPSSSTSPSASASGSTGEKASSSSSPSASATSQGRAVTDALKADTTPSASASAGASDSASPSASASATTDAATAALQAKYAALDCSDESARAKAGEGVKPSDPTVACGEIDKVWYKYVLGPAAVDGTEVKKAQAVYDTQTAAGWQVTMTFTGSGSKKFAAITAELAKNTQPQNEFGIVLDGEVVSSPFVQNSITGGQAQISGSFTQDEAQNLSNMLSYGALPLSFKEQSVTTVTAALGGDQLHAGLLAGAIGLALVVIYLVAYYRGLAMIALASLLVSAALTYVLMALLGPAIGFALNLPAVCGAIVAIGITADSFIVYFERVRDEIREGRTLRPAVERAWPRARRTILVSDFVSFLAAAVLFIVTVGKVQGFAFTLGLTTVLDVVVVFFFTKPLMSLIARRKFFASGHKWSGLDPKSLGAKPPIRRTRRPSGPAAGPVETKEA; from the coding sequence GTGGCAGCACCTAAGAAGGGCCGGAGCGCGAGCGCCCAGAGCAAGCCAGGGCGCTCGCTGGCCCTGATCCTGATCGCCATCGTGGGGCTCACCGGAGGCATGTTCGCCTCCGGACACACCACTCCGCGTCTCGGCATCGACCTTGCCGGCGGTACGAGCATCACGCTCGAGGCGAAGGCCGACCAGGGATCCGCGATCAACAAGGCCAACATGGACACCGCGGTCGAGATCATGAACCGCCGTGTCAACGGGCTGGGCGTCTCCGAGGCGGAGGTGCAGACCCAGGGCGACCGCAACATCATCGTGAACATCCCCAAGGGCACCAACTCCGCGGAAGCCCGGGCCCAGGTCGGCACCACCGCGAAGCTGTACTTCCGTCCGGTCTACGCCTCCGAGCCCACCGGCTCCGCCGCCGCCACGGCGAGCCCCTCCGCCAGCGGCTCCTCCAGCGCCTCGCCGAGCTCCTCCACGAGCCCGTCCGCGAGCGCCTCCGGCTCGACCGGCGAGAAGGCCAGCTCCTCGTCGTCCCCGTCGGCCAGCGCCACCTCGCAGGGCCGTGCCGTCACCGACGCGCTGAAGGCCGACACCACCCCGTCGGCCTCCGCCAGCGCCGGCGCGAGCGACTCCGCCAGCCCCTCGGCCTCCGCGAGCGCCACGACCGACGCCGCGACCGCCGCGCTCCAGGCCAAGTACGCGGCCCTGGACTGCTCCGACGAGTCGGCCCGGGCCAAGGCCGGCGAGGGCGTCAAGCCCAGCGACCCGACCGTCGCCTGCGGTGAGATCGACAAGGTCTGGTACAAGTACGTGCTCGGCCCGGCCGCCGTCGACGGCACCGAGGTCAAGAAGGCCCAGGCCGTCTACGACACGCAGACCGCCGCCGGCTGGCAGGTCACCATGACCTTCACCGGCTCGGGCAGCAAGAAGTTCGCCGCCATCACGGCCGAGCTCGCCAAGAACACCCAGCCGCAGAACGAGTTCGGCATCGTGCTCGACGGCGAGGTCGTCTCCAGCCCGTTCGTGCAGAACTCCATCACCGGCGGCCAGGCCCAGATCTCCGGCAGCTTCACGCAGGACGAGGCCCAGAACCTCTCCAACATGCTGTCGTACGGCGCGCTCCCGCTCTCCTTCAAGGAGCAGAGCGTGACCACGGTGACCGCCGCGCTCGGCGGCGACCAGCTGCACGCCGGTCTGCTGGCTGGCGCCATCGGTCTCGCCCTGGTCGTGATCTACCTGGTGGCCTACTACCGCGGCCTGGCGATGATCGCGCTCGCCTCGCTGCTGGTCTCCGCTGCCCTCACCTACGTGCTCATGGCACTGCTCGGCCCGGCCATCGGCTTCGCGCTGAACCTGCCGGCCGTCTGCGGCGCCATCGTCGCCATCGGCATCACCGCGGACTCGTTCATCGTGTACTTCGAACGCGTCCGGGACGAGATCCGCGAGGGCCGCACCCTGCGCCCCGCCGTCGAGAGGGCCTGGCCGCGCGCCCGGCGCACCATCCTGGTCTCCGACTTCGTGTCGTTCCTCGCGGCCGCCGTGCTGTTCATCGTCACCGTCGGCAAGGTCCAGGGCTTCGCGTTCACGCTGGGTCTGACCACCGTCCTCGACGTCGTCGTGGTCTTCTTCTTCACCAAGCCGCTGATGTCGCTCATCGCCCGCCGGAAGTTCTTCGCCAGCGGCCACAAGTGGTCCGGCCTCGACCCGAAGAGCCTGGGCGCCAAGCCGCCGATCCGCCGTACCCGCCGTCCCTCCGGTCCTGCCGCCGGCCCCGTCGAGACGAAGGAGGCGTGA
- a CDS encoding peptidylprolyl isomerase, which produces MVTQEQRKRQLAREKFLRQQQRRTSARRKARVRNSVIASVLGVIIVGSVALYTTGVLKEDDKANASADTTPSASPSAVKDPCEKAAAGSVEKLTWKKEPAITIDKSADYTMKLATTCGDIDIALKTSAAPHTVNSFDFLAGKGYFDHTKCHRLTTNGIYVLQCGDPTGTGSGGPGYTIPDENLKDKSLKDNVYPAGTVAMANTSQPDTGGSQFFLVYQDSQLPPSYTPFGTISAKGLTVLKKIAAAGENTGAGDGAPNATVVINKATVTKS; this is translated from the coding sequence GTGGTCACCCAGGAACAGCGGAAGCGTCAGCTCGCCCGGGAGAAGTTCTTGCGGCAGCAGCAGCGGCGCACGTCCGCCCGACGCAAGGCGCGTGTGCGCAACTCGGTGATCGCGTCGGTGCTCGGCGTGATCATCGTGGGCAGTGTGGCGCTGTACACGACGGGCGTCCTCAAGGAGGACGACAAGGCGAACGCGAGCGCGGACACCACCCCGTCCGCGTCGCCCAGCGCCGTGAAGGACCCGTGCGAGAAGGCTGCCGCCGGTTCGGTCGAGAAGCTGACCTGGAAGAAGGAGCCGGCGATCACCATCGACAAGTCGGCCGACTACACGATGAAGCTGGCGACGACCTGCGGTGACATCGACATAGCGCTGAAGACCTCGGCGGCCCCGCACACCGTCAACTCGTTCGACTTCCTCGCGGGCAAGGGCTACTTCGACCACACCAAGTGCCACCGGCTCACCACCAACGGCATCTACGTGCTGCAGTGCGGCGACCCGACGGGCACCGGCAGCGGCGGCCCCGGCTACACGATTCCGGACGAGAACCTGAAGGACAAGAGCCTCAAGGACAACGTCTACCCGGCCGGCACGGTCGCCATGGCGAACACCTCGCAGCCGGACACCGGCGGCAGCCAGTTCTTCCTCGTCTACCAGGACAGCCAGCTCCCGCCGAGCTACACCCCGTTCGGCACGATCTCGGCCAAGGGCCTGACCGTCCTGAAGAAGATCGCCGCCGCCGGGGAGAACACCGGCGCGGGTGACGGCGCCCCGAACGCGACGGTCGTCATCAACAAGGCGACGGTCACCAAATCCTGA
- a CDS encoding adenine phosphoribosyltransferase encodes MTELTDLTTLLLSRIRDVADYPEPGVMFKDITPLLADSTAFTALTDAFAGIAERTGATKIVGLEARGFILGAPVAVRAGLGFIPVRKAGKLPGATLSQAYDLEYGSAEIEVHAEDLTAEDRVLIVDDVLATGGTAEAAIQLIHRAGAEVAGAAVLMELSFLDGRPRLEAALRGAPLESLLTV; translated from the coding sequence ATGACCGAGCTGACCGACCTCACGACGCTGCTGCTCAGCCGCATCCGTGACGTGGCCGACTACCCGGAGCCGGGCGTGATGTTCAAGGACATCACCCCGCTCCTGGCGGACTCGACGGCGTTCACCGCGCTCACCGACGCCTTCGCCGGCATCGCCGAGCGCACCGGCGCCACCAAGATCGTCGGCCTGGAGGCCCGGGGCTTCATCCTGGGCGCCCCGGTCGCCGTCCGCGCGGGCCTCGGCTTCATTCCCGTACGCAAGGCGGGCAAGCTCCCCGGAGCGACCCTCAGCCAGGCCTACGACCTGGAGTACGGCTCGGCGGAGATCGAGGTGCACGCCGAGGACCTCACCGCCGAGGACCGCGTCCTGATCGTCGACGACGTGCTGGCCACCGGCGGCACCGCCGAGGCCGCGATCCAGCTCATCCACCGGGCGGGCGCCGAGGTCGCGGGCGCCGCCGTCCTGATGGAGCTGAGCTTCCTCGACGGCCGCCCCCGCCTGGAGGCGGCCCTGCGCGGAGCTCCGCTGGAGTCACTGCTGACCGTCTGA
- a CDS encoding bifunctional (p)ppGpp synthetase/guanosine-3',5'-bis(diphosphate) 3'-pyrophosphohydrolase has product MPDEAQHLTAAKPESASGPAATPASHAKDDSRGPVEHDRSAPADKPAEQPRPKPATPERPAATPASAATPAAAPAARPSAAQPPARSGSSNRVRARLARLGVQRANPYNPVLEPLLRIVRSNDPKIETATLRQIEKSYQVAERWHRGQKRKSGDPYITHPLAVTTILAELGMDPATLMAGLLHDTVEDTEYGLEDLRRDFGDQVALLVDGVTKLDKVKFGEAAQAETVRKMVVAMAKDPRVLVIKLADRLHNMRTMRYLKREKQEKKARETLEIYAPLAHRLGMNTIKWELEDLAFAILYPKMYDEIVRLVAERAPKRDEYLAIVTDEVQSDLRAARIKATVTGRPKHYYSVYQKMIVRGRDFAEIYDLVGIRVLVDTVRDCYAALGTVHARWNPVPGRFKDYIAMPKFNMYQSLHTTVIGPNGKPVELQIRTFDMHRRAEYGIAAHWKYKQEAVAGASKVRSDAPRTTGKDDHLNDMAWLRQLLDWQKETEDPGEFLESLRFDLSRNEVFVFTPKGDVIALPAGATPVDFSYAVHTEVGHRTIGARVNGRLVPLESTLDNGDLVEVFTSKAAGAGPSRDWLNFVKSPRARNKIRAWFSKERRDEAIEQGKDAIARAMRKQNLPIQRILTGDSLVTLAHEMRYPDISSLYAAIGEGHVAAQNVVQKLVQALGGEEAATEEMDEAVPPSRTRGRKRRSNNDPGVVVKGVDDVWVKLARCCTPVPGDPIIGFVTRGSGVSVHRSDCVNVESLSREPERILEVEWAPTQSSVFLVAIQVEALDRSRLLSDVTRVLSDQHVNILSAAVQTSRDRVATSRFTFEMGDPKHLGHVLKAVRGVEGVYDVYRVTSARRP; this is encoded by the coding sequence TTGCCAGACGAGGCCCAGCACCTGACCGCCGCCAAGCCCGAGTCCGCCTCGGGCCCCGCGGCCACGCCCGCGTCGCACGCGAAGGACGACAGCCGCGGGCCGGTCGAGCACGACCGCTCCGCGCCCGCGGACAAGCCGGCCGAGCAGCCGCGGCCCAAACCGGCCACGCCCGAGCGGCCCGCCGCCACGCCCGCGTCCGCTGCCACGCCGGCCGCCGCCCCCGCGGCCCGCCCGTCCGCCGCGCAGCCGCCCGCCCGCTCCGGCTCCTCCAACCGCGTCCGCGCCCGCCTCGCCCGCCTCGGCGTCCAGCGCGCGAACCCCTACAACCCGGTCCTGGAACCGCTGCTGCGGATAGTGCGCAGCAACGACCCCAAGATCGAGACCGCGACGCTCCGCCAGATCGAGAAGTCCTACCAGGTCGCCGAGCGCTGGCACCGCGGCCAGAAGCGCAAGAGCGGCGATCCGTACATCACGCACCCGCTCGCGGTGACCACGATCCTCGCCGAGCTCGGCATGGACCCGGCCACCCTCATGGCGGGCCTGCTGCACGACACCGTCGAGGACACCGAGTACGGCCTGGAGGACCTGCGCCGCGACTTCGGCGACCAGGTCGCCCTGCTCGTCGACGGCGTCACCAAGCTGGACAAGGTCAAGTTCGGCGAGGCCGCGCAGGCCGAGACCGTGCGCAAGATGGTCGTGGCCATGGCCAAGGACCCGCGCGTCCTGGTCATCAAGCTCGCCGACCGCCTGCACAACATGCGCACCATGCGCTACCTCAAGCGCGAGAAGCAGGAGAAGAAGGCGCGCGAGACCCTCGAGATCTACGCGCCGCTCGCCCACCGCCTCGGCATGAACACCATCAAGTGGGAACTGGAGGACCTCGCCTTCGCGATCCTCTACCCCAAGATGTACGACGAGATCGTACGGCTGGTGGCCGAAAGGGCACCGAAGCGTGACGAGTACCTGGCCATAGTGACCGACGAGGTCCAGTCCGACCTGCGCGCCGCCCGCATCAAGGCGACCGTCACAGGCCGCCCGAAGCACTACTACAGCGTCTACCAGAAGATGATCGTGCGCGGCCGCGACTTCGCGGAGATCTACGACCTGGTGGGCATCCGCGTCCTCGTGGACACCGTCAGAGACTGCTACGCGGCCCTCGGCACCGTGCACGCGCGATGGAACCCGGTCCCCGGCCGGTTCAAGGACTACATCGCGATGCCCAAATTCAACATGTACCAGTCGCTGCACACGACGGTCATCGGCCCCAACGGCAAGCCCGTCGAACTCCAGATCCGCACCTTCGACATGCACCGCCGCGCCGAGTACGGCATCGCCGCGCACTGGAAGTACAAGCAGGAGGCCGTCGCCGGCGCCTCCAAGGTGCGCTCCGACGCGCCCCGGACCACCGGCAAGGACGACCACCTCAACGACATGGCGTGGCTGCGCCAGCTCCTGGACTGGCAGAAGGAGACCGAGGACCCCGGCGAGTTCCTGGAGTCCCTGCGCTTCGACCTGTCGCGCAACGAGGTCTTCGTCTTCACGCCGAAGGGCGACGTGATAGCGCTGCCGGCCGGCGCCACGCCCGTGGACTTCTCGTACGCGGTGCACACCGAGGTGGGCCACCGCACCATAGGAGCCCGGGTCAACGGACGCCTCGTACCGCTGGAGTCGACCCTGGACAACGGCGACCTGGTGGAGGTCTTCACCTCCAAGGCCGCCGGGGCCGGACCGTCGCGGGACTGGTTGAACTTCGTCAAGTCGCCGCGCGCCCGCAACAAGATCCGGGCGTGGTTCTCCAAGGAGCGCCGCGACGAGGCGATCGAGCAGGGCAAGGACGCCATCGCGCGCGCGATGCGCAAGCAGAACCTGCCGATCCAGCGCATTCTCACCGGCGACTCGCTGGTCACGCTGGCGCACGAGATGCGCTACCCCGACATCTCCTCGCTGTACGCGGCGATCGGCGAGGGCCATGTGGCCGCGCAGAACGTCGTACAGAAGCTGGTGCAGGCGCTCGGCGGCGAGGAGGCGGCCACCGAGGAGATGGACGAGGCGGTCCCGCCGTCGCGCACCCGCGGCCGCAAGCGGCGCAGCAACAACGACCCCGGTGTCGTGGTCAAGGGCGTCGACGACGTGTGGGTCAAACTGGCCCGCTGCTGTACGCCCGTCCCCGGCGACCCGATCATAGGGTTCGTCACCCGGGGTAGTGGCGTATCGGTTCACCGCAGCGACTGCGTCAACGTGGAGTCACTGTCCCGCGAGCCCGAGCGCATCCTCGAGGTCGAGTGGGCGCCGACGCAGTCCTCGGTCTTCCTGGTCGCCATCCAGGTCGAGGCGCTGGACCGCTCCCGGCTCCTGTCGGACGTCACCCGTGTCCTGTCCGACCAGCACGTCAACATCCTCTCCGCGGCCGTCCAGACCTCCCGCGACCGCGTGGCCACCTCCCGCTTCACCTTCGAGATGGGCGACCCCAAGCACCTGGGCCACGTCCTGAAGGCGGTCAGGGGTGTGGAGGGCGTGTACGACGTGTACCGGGTGACGTCGGCGCGCCGCCCGTAG
- a CDS encoding MBL fold metallo-hydrolase — MLIAGFPAGAWGTNCYLVAPAAGEECVIIDPGHQAAPGVEEAIRKHRLKPVAVVLTHGHIDHVASVVPVCGAHDVPAWIHPEDRFMMSDPEKALGRSIGMPLMGELTVGEPDDVRELTDGARLDLAGLEFSVAHAPGHTKGSVTFRMPETTEIPSVFFSGDLLFAGSIGRTDLPGGDMAEMLDSLARVCLPLEDSTVVLSGHGPQTTIGQERAANPYLRQVAAGGQGAGSNTPPRRGM, encoded by the coding sequence GTGCTCATTGCCGGGTTCCCCGCCGGGGCCTGGGGGACGAACTGTTATCTCGTCGCCCCCGCCGCCGGCGAGGAGTGCGTGATCATCGACCCGGGCCACCAGGCGGCCCCCGGAGTCGAGGAAGCGATCAGGAAGCATCGGCTCAAGCCCGTCGCCGTCGTCCTCACCCACGGCCACATCGACCATGTGGCCTCGGTCGTCCCCGTGTGCGGCGCCCACGACGTGCCGGCCTGGATCCACCCCGAGGACCGGTTCATGATGAGCGACCCCGAGAAGGCGCTCGGCCGTTCCATCGGCATGCCGCTCATGGGCGAGCTGACCGTGGGCGAGCCGGACGACGTCCGGGAGCTGACCGACGGCGCGCGGCTGGACCTGGCCGGTCTGGAGTTCTCCGTCGCGCACGCGCCGGGCCATACGAAGGGGTCGGTGACCTTCCGGATGCCCGAGACGACCGAGATCCCCTCGGTCTTCTTCTCCGGGGATCTGCTGTTCGCCGGCTCCATCGGACGCACCGACCTGCCCGGCGGCGACATGGCCGAGATGCTCGACTCGCTGGCCCGCGTGTGCCTGCCGCTCGAGGACTCGACCGTGGTGCTGTCCGGCCACGGCCCCCAGACGACCATCGGCCAGGAGCGCGCCGCCAACCCGTATCTGCGGCAGGTGGCGGCCGGCGGCCAGGGAGCGGGTTCGAACACCCCTCCCCGACGAGGAATGTGA
- the hisS gene encoding histidine--tRNA ligase has translation MSTFQAPKGTYDLLPPRSAKFLAVREAIATPLRNSGYGYVETPGFENVELFARGVGESTDIVSKEMYAFETKGGDQLALRPEGTASVLRAALEANLHRQGNLPVKLWYSGSYYRYEQPQAGRYRHFSQVGAEAIGAEDPALDAELIILADQAYRTLGLRDFRILLNSLGDKECRPVYREALQTFLRGLDLDEDTLRRADINPLRVLDDKRADVQKQLTDAPLLRDYLCDSCKAYHEEVRELITAAGVAFEDDPKLVRGLDYYTRTTFEFVHGGLGSQSAVGGGGRYDGLSEMIGGPALPSVGWALGVDRTVLALEAEGVELELPASTSVFAVPLGEEARRILFAKVTELRKLGIAADFSYGGKGLKGAMKNANRSGARYAIVAGERDLAEGVVQLKDMESGEQTAIGVNEIVAELESKLG, from the coding sequence GTGAGTACCTTCCAGGCCCCCAAGGGCACGTACGACCTGCTTCCGCCGCGCTCCGCGAAGTTCCTCGCGGTGCGCGAGGCCATCGCGACCCCGCTGCGCAACTCCGGCTACGGCTATGTCGAGACGCCCGGCTTCGAGAACGTGGAGCTGTTCGCCCGCGGTGTCGGCGAGTCCACCGACATCGTCAGCAAGGAGATGTACGCCTTCGAGACCAAGGGCGGCGACCAGCTCGCCCTGCGCCCCGAGGGAACGGCGTCCGTCCTGCGCGCCGCCCTCGAGGCGAACCTGCACCGGCAGGGCAATCTCCCGGTCAAGCTCTGGTACTCGGGCTCCTACTACCGCTACGAGCAGCCGCAGGCGGGCCGTTACCGCCACTTCTCCCAGGTCGGCGCCGAGGCGATCGGCGCGGAGGACCCGGCGCTGGACGCCGAGCTGATCATCCTGGCCGACCAGGCGTACCGCACGCTCGGCCTGCGCGACTTCCGCATCCTGCTCAACAGCCTGGGCGACAAGGAGTGCCGCCCGGTGTACCGGGAGGCGCTGCAGACCTTCCTGCGCGGCCTGGACCTCGACGAGGACACGCTGCGCCGCGCGGACATCAACCCGCTGCGCGTCCTGGACGACAAGCGCGCCGACGTCCAGAAGCAGCTCACCGACGCCCCGCTGCTGCGCGACTACCTGTGCGACTCCTGCAAGGCGTACCACGAGGAGGTCCGCGAGCTGATCACGGCGGCGGGCGTCGCCTTCGAGGACGACCCGAAGCTGGTCCGCGGCCTGGACTACTACACCCGTACGACCTTCGAGTTCGTGCACGGCGGTCTGGGCTCCCAGTCCGCGGTGGGCGGCGGCGGCCGCTACGACGGCCTGTCCGAGATGATCGGCGGCCCCGCACTGCCCTCCGTGGGCTGGGCGTTGGGCGTCGACCGCACGGTCCTCGCCCTGGAGGCGGAGGGCGTCGAGCTCGAACTCCCCGCGTCCACCAGCGTGTTCGCGGTCCCGCTGGGCGAGGAGGCCCGCCGCATCCTCTTCGCCAAGGTCACCGAACTGCGCAAGCTCGGTATCGCCGCGGACTTCTCGTACGGCGGCAAGGGGCTCAAGGGCGCCATGAAGAACGCCAACCGCAGCGGGGCCCGCTATGCGATCGTCGCCGGTGAGCGCGACCTCGCCGAGGGTGTGGTGCAGCTCAAGGACATGGAGTCCGGC